A portion of the Paenibacillus sp. PvR098 genome contains these proteins:
- a CDS encoding histidine phosphatase family protein — protein sequence MKIGLVRHFKVKKDYPANRLVSTDEVMQWFKEYDEAQVEKGQTDLAGIEWSRCFSSDLSRALFTAKTIYDGQVDSFPELREIPAPRFKLRMKLPFLWWAILIRVSWIANRQTRLDLKHAETRVKLFLDEVVFQSQENVLIVSHAGLMMSMRKELMRRGFHGPRYKIPDNGKLYVFEK from the coding sequence ATGAAAATCGGATTAGTAAGGCATTTTAAAGTGAAGAAAGATTACCCCGCGAACAGGCTCGTCTCGACAGATGAGGTGATGCAATGGTTTAAAGAGTATGATGAAGCACAAGTTGAAAAAGGGCAAACAGATCTTGCCGGCATCGAATGGAGCCGCTGCTTTTCAAGCGACTTATCCCGAGCGTTGTTTACGGCTAAAACGATATATGATGGACAAGTTGATTCCTTTCCGGAGCTGAGGGAAATACCTGCCCCTCGTTTTAAGCTAAGAATGAAGCTTCCGTTCTTATGGTGGGCCATTCTTATCCGTGTTTCATGGATCGCCAATCGTCAAACCCGCTTGGATTTGAAGCATGCAGAAACGCGGGTCAAGCTATTTTTGGATGAGGTTGTGTTTCAAAGTCAGGAGAACGTTCTCATTGTAAGTCATGCCGGCTTAATGATGAGTATGAGAAAGGAACTGATGAGAAGAGGATTCCATGGACCCCGATATAAAATTCCCGACAATGGTAAGCTCTATGTGTTTGAAAAATAA
- a CDS encoding LLM class oxidoreductase: MNDFGQHQGYRRMFKEHHLTLGLFFPLESYEGSIPLMNLEEQVKLAKKAEQLNFGSLFVRDVPLYDLNFGDVGQIYDPWVYLGYLAAHTEKISLATGSIIVTLRHPLHVAKAAASIDKISGGRLVLGAATGDRPIEFPSFSVNFDQRGELFREALSVIKNVWKQDFPVIQSPGVHMVSGDLLPKPDLRDIPVLVTGHSGQSMEWIAENADGWLYYPRNLFYQTSLIRDWRAHLDGFKPFAQSLYIDLAEDPDEAASSIHLGFRIGRKGLIRYIENLKAAGVNHVIFNLKYGKRPAAEVIDELGEEVVPLFPAADR; the protein is encoded by the coding sequence ATGAATGATTTTGGTCAGCATCAAGGCTATAGACGCATGTTTAAAGAGCACCATTTAACGTTAGGCCTGTTTTTTCCTTTGGAGTCGTATGAAGGAAGTATTCCTCTGATGAATCTGGAGGAACAGGTCAAGCTGGCAAAGAAAGCGGAGCAATTGAATTTTGGTTCATTATTCGTGCGTGATGTTCCATTATATGACCTCAACTTTGGAGATGTAGGACAAATATACGATCCATGGGTATATCTCGGTTATCTCGCGGCCCATACGGAAAAGATTTCACTTGCCACGGGCAGCATCATCGTAACCCTACGGCATCCTTTACATGTTGCTAAAGCCGCTGCTTCCATCGACAAAATATCCGGCGGACGACTGGTACTTGGGGCTGCCACAGGGGATCGGCCTATAGAATTTCCGAGTTTTTCAGTTAATTTTGACCAAAGAGGGGAATTATTTCGAGAAGCATTATCGGTTATTAAGAACGTATGGAAACAGGATTTTCCTGTCATCCAATCTCCTGGGGTTCATATGGTCAGTGGTGATCTTTTACCGAAGCCGGATTTACGCGATATTCCGGTTCTCGTAACCGGGCATAGCGGCCAGTCGATGGAATGGATTGCGGAGAACGCAGATGGATGGCTGTATTACCCTCGTAATCTGTTTTATCAAACGAGTCTGATTCGAGATTGGCGTGCTCATCTGGACGGATTCAAGCCGTTTGCTCAGTCCCTATATATTGATTTGGCTGAGGATCCGGATGAAGCGGCGAGTAGTATCCATTTAGGGTTTAGAATCGGACGCAAAGGCCTGATCCGATATATTGAGAATTTGAAAGCTGCCGGTGTGAATCATGTGATATTCAATTTGAAATATGGAAAGCGTCCTGCAGCTGAAGTCATCGACGAGTTAGGCGAGGAAGTCGTGCCGTTATTCCCTGCCGCAGATCGCTAG
- a CDS encoding enoyl-CoA hydratase/isomerase family protein: MTSVTVNKESALTLKKENGIAEIHLHVNKTNSYSLDFYKELNAAIDDIRFDSSIKVAILMSDVPKFFSAGADINFLKAAEPRFKTQFCLFCNETLDKMARSPQIFIACLEGHTVGGGLEMALGCDLRFMGDQAGKIGLPEITLGVLAGTGGTQRLARLIGFSRALDMNITGKTITPQEALEIGLVNDVFPQEQTREKVLEYARNIVNSASYSASNIKLSIMNGKEMPLNVAIRYEGELQNLLFRSEDAKEGLSAFLEKRNPDWKGL; this comes from the coding sequence ATGACATCCGTAACTGTGAACAAAGAAAGCGCACTGACACTCAAAAAAGAAAATGGGATCGCAGAAATTCATCTGCACGTCAACAAAACGAACTCCTACAGCCTAGACTTCTATAAAGAGCTAAATGCGGCAATCGATGATATTCGTTTTGATTCTTCGATCAAAGTTGCCATTCTCATGAGCGATGTGCCGAAGTTCTTCTCTGCAGGTGCTGACATCAACTTCCTGAAGGCGGCTGAGCCTCGCTTCAAAACGCAATTCTGTTTGTTCTGTAACGAGACATTGGATAAAATGGCCCGCTCCCCGCAAATTTTTATTGCTTGTCTCGAGGGACATACGGTTGGCGGCGGTCTGGAGATGGCGCTTGGCTGCGACCTTCGATTCATGGGAGATCAAGCAGGCAAAATCGGCCTTCCTGAAATTACACTCGGAGTGCTCGCCGGAACCGGCGGAACACAGCGCTTGGCTCGTCTGATCGGTTTCTCCCGCGCGCTGGACATGAATATCACCGGCAAAACGATTACACCTCAGGAAGCGCTCGAAATTGGCCTGGTCAATGATGTGTTCCCGCAGGAACAAACACGTGAAAAAGTGCTTGAATATGCCAGAAATATCGTCAACAGCGCATCCTACTCGGCTTCGAACATCAAGCTTTCCATCATGAACGGTAAAGAGATGCCGCTCAACGTGGCGATTCGATATGAAGGCGAGCTGCAGAATCTGCTTTTCCGTTCTGAAGATGCTAAAGAAGGTTTAAGCGCTTTCTTGGAAAAACGTAATCCGGACTGGAAAGGTCTGTAA
- a CDS encoding benzoate-CoA ligase family protein has protein sequence MELRGVGSCYNAATRFIDDNVSNGLGDKVAVYYKDQYMTYKQLQDSVNKAGNGFRELSVEMENRVLLVCHDTPEIIAAFYGAIKIGAVPIPVNTIMSAADYEYFLNNSRAKVLVIHEDLWHNIRSLRDRFIYLKHVVVIHDSAVNDTGVIDYHEWIQAASPQLEAVQTGPSDSAFWLYSSGSTGKPKGVIHLQHDMECAYDAYAKQVLQIREDDITFSASKLFFAYGLGNGMYFPFGAGASTVLLRERPKPETVLETIEKYKPTIFFGVPTLYGSMIDLIERSGQTYDLSSLRLCVSAGEALPAQFIQKWKQLFGVDILDGIGSTEALHIYISNRAGDIRDGSTGKIVPGYEAKIVNELGMPLPAGETGDLLIKGESISSAYWNLHEENLKKFNGEWFHTGDKYYMDEEGYFWYCGRSDDMIKVGGIWVSPIEVENALIRHEAVLEVAVVGAKLDSNLVQPKAYVVLKAGVAPSDSLKHDLKEFLKKELAPYKYPRMVEFIDELPKTASGKIQRFKLRIS, from the coding sequence ATGGAATTGCGTGGAGTCGGTTCTTGCTATAACGCGGCTACCCGTTTTATCGATGACAATGTGAGCAATGGATTAGGTGACAAGGTAGCCGTTTATTATAAGGATCAGTACATGACCTACAAGCAGCTGCAGGATTCTGTTAATAAAGCAGGAAATGGGTTCAGAGAGCTTTCGGTCGAAATGGAGAATCGTGTGTTATTAGTATGCCATGATACTCCAGAGATTATCGCCGCATTCTATGGCGCAATTAAGATCGGAGCGGTTCCTATTCCGGTAAACACGATCATGTCGGCTGCCGATTATGAGTATTTTTTAAATAACAGCAGAGCGAAGGTGCTTGTGATTCATGAGGATCTTTGGCACAATATCCGCAGCTTGCGGGACCGGTTTATTTATCTGAAGCATGTCGTTGTGATTCATGACAGCGCTGTCAACGATACCGGCGTGATTGATTATCATGAGTGGATCCAGGCGGCTTCCCCTCAGTTGGAAGCAGTCCAAACGGGGCCAAGCGATTCGGCATTCTGGCTTTATAGCTCAGGAAGTACGGGGAAGCCTAAAGGCGTAATCCATTTGCAGCATGATATGGAGTGCGCATATGATGCCTACGCCAAACAGGTTCTCCAAATCAGGGAAGACGACATTACGTTTTCGGCTTCAAAGCTCTTTTTTGCCTACGGTTTAGGCAATGGGATGTATTTTCCGTTCGGTGCGGGAGCGTCGACCGTATTATTGCGTGAGCGTCCGAAACCGGAGACGGTGCTGGAAACCATTGAGAAGTATAAGCCGACCATCTTTTTTGGAGTACCTACGCTGTACGGCTCAATGATTGATTTGATCGAGCGTTCCGGCCAAACGTACGATCTGTCTTCTCTCAGGCTTTGCGTATCTGCAGGCGAAGCTTTACCAGCCCAATTCATTCAAAAGTGGAAGCAGTTGTTCGGAGTCGATATTCTTGACGGGATCGGATCTACAGAAGCGCTCCATATCTATATTTCCAATAGGGCAGGAGATATACGGGATGGAAGCACGGGCAAAATCGTTCCCGGTTATGAGGCCAAAATTGTGAATGAACTGGGTATGCCTTTACCTGCGGGTGAAACGGGCGATCTCCTTATTAAAGGGGAAAGTATCTCAAGCGCGTATTGGAACCTTCACGAGGAAAATTTGAAAAAATTTAACGGAGAATGGTTTCATACCGGTGATAAGTATTACATGGATGAAGAGGGCTACTTTTGGTACTGCGGACGTTCCGATGACATGATTAAAGTCGGCGGCATCTGGGTATCCCCTATCGAAGTTGAAAATGCTTTAATCCGTCATGAAGCGGTGCTGGAGGTCGCCGTGGTCGGCGCGAAGCTGGATAGCAACTTAGTTCAGCCCAAAGCTTATGTGGTGTTAAAAGCAGGGGTGGCCCCGTCGGACAGCTTAAAGCATGATCTGAAGGAGTTTTTGAAAAAAGAACTGGCTCCCTACAAATATCCAAGAATGGTTGAGTTCATCGATGAACTGCCTAAGACGGCATCCGGGAAAATCCAGCGATTCAAGCTTAGAATCAGCTAG
- the paaX gene encoding phenylacetic acid degradation operon negative regulatory protein PaaX has protein sequence MKPRSLMFTLYGDFIQYYGGEVWIGSLIRMMAEFGISESSVRGATLRMVQQDLFQVRRVGNKSYYSLTDKGKRRIEDGVRRVYSIKSHKWDGFWRILTYSMPEEKRDLRNQVRKELSWTGFGMISNSTWVSPNPLERQILEMIETYGLKEYAMLFSSSSLLSHDQQYIIDKGWNLNSIQEDYNTFIETYRPKYELLKERVWNDSLTNLEAFVERTYLVHYYRKFLFNDPGFPQDLLPHDWNGNEARDLFWNMHQLLSTLSVKYFESLFEQAPDRELQAKREKAINPFAEIYI, from the coding sequence ATGAAACCCAGATCACTGATGTTTACATTGTACGGTGACTTTATTCAATATTACGGTGGGGAAGTTTGGATCGGAAGTCTGATCCGAATGATGGCTGAATTCGGAATTTCTGAATCGTCCGTCCGCGGCGCTACGCTGCGCATGGTGCAGCAGGATCTTTTTCAGGTGAGAAGAGTAGGGAATAAGAGCTATTACAGCTTGACTGACAAAGGAAAGCGCCGAATCGAGGATGGCGTTAGAAGGGTGTACTCAATCAAGAGCCACAAATGGGACGGCTTCTGGAGAATATTAACGTATTCCATGCCAGAAGAAAAACGCGACCTGAGAAACCAGGTCCGCAAGGAGTTAAGCTGGACGGGATTCGGAATGATTTCCAACAGCACATGGGTTAGCCCTAACCCCTTGGAAAGACAGATATTGGAAATGATTGAGACTTACGGATTAAAGGAATATGCCATGCTCTTTAGCTCCAGTTCTTTATTGTCTCATGACCAACAGTACATTATAGATAAAGGCTGGAATTTGAACAGCATTCAAGAAGATTACAATACGTTCATTGAGACGTACAGACCGAAGTACGAGCTGTTGAAAGAACGCGTTTGGAACGATTCTTTGACCAATCTGGAGGCTTTTGTAGAGCGAACATACCTTGTTCATTATTACAGAAAATTCCTATTTAATGATCCAGGCTTTCCCCAGGATCTTCTGCCCCATGATTGGAACGGGAACGAAGCGAGGGATTTGTTTTGGAACATGCACCAGCTGCTCTCGACGCTTTCGGTTAAATACTTTGAAAGCCTGTTTGAGCAAGCCCCGGACCGGGAACTTCAGGCTAAACGGGAGAAGGCAATCAATCCATTCGCAGAAATATATATTTAA
- a CDS encoding adenine deaminase C-terminal domain-containing protein — protein MKSHARRVELIEVAQGRRPADLFIKGGTVINVYSGEFLPQHVAIYKDRIAYIGNSEAAIGEHTKVIHAQGKYVSPGFIEPHAHPWVVYNPISHMMKSLSLGTTTIVNDNLFFYLYMGARGFRAMLQDLRDLPGNSLWVVRLVSQAEYAEERKEFNSKDIRSLLDLEEVVGTAEVTRWPLLYKGDPFVIDSIEYAKRLGKISDGHTAGCSYEKLNSIVAAGISSCHEAITAEEALDRLRLGMWTTLRNSSLRPDFPEIMKLVTEHKVSTNRILLTTDGPHPAFIEEQGSVDGLLRSAVELGLAPMQALQMATINPATFLGLDQELGGIAPARRADVLILPNLVDFRPELVISAGRVVASEGQLLVSPPVIDWMKYVDKPAFSIERSFLQQPDLYRYPHTSSEEPVPVIYFQSNVITKKKDTELPVVNGYADLSGQSGLVMANLIDREGRWVTKGIMERFAVELDGMASTYNTTTQLLVIGRDAEAMAKAAARVHEMGGGIVIVDRGEIIVEIPLPLAGMMTTDPEFHKAVEYQELLLSELKRRGFPFHDILYTLLFLTCDFLPGLRLIPLGLYDVKAGGVIKPAAALATERV, from the coding sequence TTGAAATCACATGCAAGGAGAGTTGAATTAATTGAAGTTGCACAAGGTCGCCGCCCTGCTGATCTGTTCATCAAGGGCGGCACGGTGATCAATGTGTACTCAGGCGAGTTTCTGCCGCAGCATGTGGCCATCTACAAGGACCGTATCGCCTATATCGGGAATAGTGAAGCGGCTATTGGGGAGCATACCAAGGTCATTCATGCCCAGGGAAAGTATGTATCACCAGGCTTTATCGAACCGCACGCACATCCTTGGGTTGTATACAACCCAATCAGTCATATGATGAAATCGCTTTCACTCGGGACAACTACGATTGTAAATGACAATCTGTTTTTTTATCTTTACATGGGAGCACGAGGGTTTAGAGCCATGCTGCAGGACCTCCGTGATTTACCGGGAAACAGCTTATGGGTCGTACGCCTTGTCTCGCAGGCGGAATACGCTGAAGAACGGAAGGAGTTTAACTCCAAGGACATCCGTTCTCTGCTTGATCTCGAAGAAGTCGTCGGTACGGCGGAGGTAACCCGTTGGCCGCTCTTGTATAAGGGTGATCCGTTTGTAATCGATTCGATCGAATATGCCAAACGTCTTGGTAAAATTTCCGATGGACATACGGCCGGCTGTTCCTATGAAAAATTGAACTCGATCGTAGCCGCCGGAATCAGTTCCTGCCACGAAGCGATTACAGCGGAAGAAGCACTGGATCGGCTGCGTTTAGGTATGTGGACGACACTTCGCAACAGCTCGCTGCGTCCGGATTTTCCGGAGATTATGAAGCTGGTTACAGAGCATAAAGTGAGCACGAATCGAATTTTGCTGACGACGGATGGACCGCACCCCGCTTTTATCGAGGAACAGGGCTCCGTCGATGGATTGCTGAGATCGGCGGTAGAGCTTGGATTGGCTCCTATGCAGGCGCTGCAAATGGCCACGATCAACCCGGCAACCTTCCTCGGCTTGGACCAAGAGCTTGGCGGAATCGCCCCTGCGCGTAGGGCAGACGTGCTGATCCTGCCGAACCTGGTTGATTTTCGTCCGGAGCTAGTGATCTCCGCAGGTAGAGTCGTAGCATCGGAAGGACAGCTGCTTGTATCTCCTCCGGTCATCGATTGGATGAAATATGTGGATAAACCGGCGTTCTCCATAGAACGATCATTCCTGCAGCAGCCGGACTTGTACCGTTATCCTCATACTTCTTCGGAGGAGCCTGTACCGGTCATTTATTTTCAAAGCAATGTCATAACCAAGAAAAAAGATACAGAGCTTCCCGTAGTGAACGGGTATGCCGACCTGTCAGGACAGTCGGGGCTGGTGATGGCTAATCTGATTGACAGGGAAGGACGATGGGTGACCAAAGGGATTATGGAACGATTTGCGGTAGAGCTCGATGGGATGGCTTCCACGTATAATACGACGACGCAATTGCTTGTCATCGGCAGAGATGCAGAGGCGATGGCTAAAGCGGCCGCACGAGTCCATGAAATGGGCGGCGGGATTGTCATTGTAGATCGTGGAGAAATCATTGTGGAGATACCGCTTCCGCTAGCCGGAATGATGACCACTGACCCTGAGTTTCACAAGGCGGTGGAGTATCAGGAGCTGCTGCTCTCCGAGCTGAAGCGAAGAGGATTTCCCTTCCATGACATCTTGTACACGCTTCTGTTCCTGACATGCGACTTCCTCCCCGGGCTGCGATTAATTCCTCTAGGTCTTTATGACGTGAAAGCCGGCGGGGTCATTAAACCGGCTGCAGCGCTGGCAACAGAAAGGGTGTAA
- a CDS encoding enoyl-CoA hydratase/isomerase family protein, with protein sequence MSEYQWIGFSSEEKVATLVLRRAPVNVMHMEMMEEIVHALSSLHGNEHLNALVIRAEGKVFSAGVAVEDHMGDKTEPMIHLFHRMFHCLVDVPCPTIAVVDGAALGGGCELATFCDIVLASERAKFGQPEIHLALFPPVSIVTFPWMTSYNRTMELLLTGESISAAQAYEWGLVNRVVPPNELDDALEKLLTQLRAKSALALRLTRKAVREAMSTSFASAIKPVEHIYLRELVQSADAQEGLKAFLEKRQPVWHNK encoded by the coding sequence ATGAGCGAATATCAATGGATCGGCTTCTCGTCCGAAGAGAAGGTTGCCACTCTTGTATTACGAAGAGCCCCAGTGAATGTGATGCATATGGAAATGATGGAGGAAATTGTTCACGCTCTTTCCTCATTACACGGCAACGAACACTTGAATGCGCTAGTCATTCGTGCGGAAGGAAAAGTGTTTTCCGCAGGGGTTGCGGTGGAAGATCATATGGGCGATAAAACAGAGCCGATGATTCATTTGTTTCACCGTATGTTTCACTGTCTCGTCGACGTGCCTTGCCCGACGATTGCCGTGGTCGACGGCGCAGCGCTGGGAGGGGGCTGCGAGCTGGCTACGTTCTGCGATATCGTGCTGGCAAGCGAACGAGCCAAATTCGGTCAGCCGGAAATTCACCTGGCGCTGTTCCCTCCCGTATCCATCGTTACCTTCCCGTGGATGACCAGCTACAACAGAACGATGGAGCTTTTGTTGACGGGCGAGAGCATTAGCGCAGCCCAAGCTTATGAGTGGGGGCTTGTCAACCGTGTCGTTCCCCCTAACGAGCTTGACGACGCGCTGGAGAAGCTGCTGACGCAATTGCGTGCCAAAAGCGCTCTGGCTTTACGTTTAACGCGTAAAGCGGTCCGCGAAGCCATGTCCACTTCATTTGCCTCTGCAATCAAGCCAGTGGAACACATTTATTTAAGGGAACTGGTTCAATCCGCAGACGCGCAAGAAGGTCTGAAAGCGTTTTTGGAGAAGCGGCAGCCCGTTTGGCACAACAAATAG
- a CDS encoding MBL fold metallo-hydrolase, which produces MEQIRNNLFRIPIPVPFPMKYIYCYLAVDKQGVVMIDVGFNDQAAQEAWKQAFTELKLQPRDIKVIYLTHFHPDHFGLAGWMQELTGAPVYISEPDMAMVDRAWRNDDVQAQLVGRMAKDNGVPDLLAEQIVEHMLKLHNHVLPLPELRPLTMTEVRLGDELWQVIPTPGHSDGHRCLYQPESRLLLAGDHILDKITPNISLWPGGRPNPLQDYVQSLQQTAALDISLALPAHGKLIDNVPQRVTELLEHHEQRLEQMRVLAKQGRTAYEVASDVFRHKELSPHQWRFAMAETLAHLECLTFQGKLNKSQDGQIWIYTQSNQN; this is translated from the coding sequence ATGGAGCAGATTAGAAACAATTTATTCCGAATACCGATTCCGGTTCCTTTTCCGATGAAGTACATCTATTGCTACCTGGCCGTGGATAAGCAGGGGGTGGTCATGATCGATGTGGGGTTTAACGATCAGGCCGCACAGGAGGCATGGAAGCAGGCATTTACCGAGCTGAAGCTTCAGCCCAGAGATATAAAGGTGATTTACCTCACACATTTTCATCCGGATCATTTTGGACTTGCGGGATGGATGCAGGAATTGACCGGCGCACCGGTCTACATCAGTGAACCGGATATGGCGATGGTGGATAGAGCGTGGAGAAACGACGACGTTCAAGCGCAGCTTGTCGGGCGGATGGCCAAAGACAATGGCGTACCTGATCTATTAGCGGAGCAAATCGTTGAACATATGTTGAAGCTCCACAATCACGTGCTGCCCCTGCCTGAGCTCAGGCCGTTAACGATGACTGAGGTAAGGCTCGGCGATGAGCTGTGGCAGGTGATCCCGACACCGGGACACAGTGACGGGCATCGTTGCTTGTATCAACCAGAGAGCCGGCTGCTGCTGGCCGGGGATCATATTTTGGATAAAATTACGCCGAATATCAGCTTGTGGCCAGGAGGCCGGCCTAATCCCTTACAGGATTATGTTCAATCGCTGCAGCAAACGGCGGCGCTCGATATTTCCCTGGCGCTCCCTGCGCACGGCAAGCTGATCGATAACGTTCCCCAGCGGGTAACGGAATTGTTGGAGCATCACGAACAACGGTTAGAGCAGATGCGGGTGCTCGCAAAGCAAGGGAGGACCGCATATGAAGTGGCTTCCGATGTATTCCGGCATAAAGAGCTATCGCCGCACCAGTGGCGGTTTGCCATGGCGGAGACTTTAGCTCATCTGGAGTGTCTTACGTTTCAAGGAAAGCTGAATAAAAGCCAAGACGGTCAAATCTGGATCTACACTCAAAGCAATCAAAACTAA
- a CDS encoding ABC transporter substrate-binding protein, whose protein sequence is MRKLKGSFMIALALCLAFVTACGQSSGTTGGSSTPAEGDASTSPANGKESVKVGAILPYSGVYASLGENLTRGMELYFESVNWEAGGRKITLIKEDEENDPQGALRKLRKLVEKDNIDILTGPVSTAVAYALRDEVDSKKLPFLVSHAGGNDLTRTKRSDYIWRSSFSSWQIGNSMGKYAYDHIAKKIYVTAADYAFGKEVAGAFKEAFTAAGGEIVGEVYPPLGSNDYASYLTQIKGKKPEAVYAFFAGADAVRFVKQYEQYGLKGQIPLIGSGWLNAEDIRPEQGNSPEGIISTMFWDYHLDTPENKAFVTAYEKKYNARPSIESVEGYDAARVIVEALKSLDGDTSDRQKVSQAIGKVQFTSPRGPIKFDQETHHVIQTLYLIKTEVQNGKTENKVVETIGEIKDPGK, encoded by the coding sequence ATGAGAAAATTAAAAGGGAGTTTTATGATTGCTTTGGCTTTGTGTTTGGCATTTGTTACTGCATGTGGTCAGTCATCAGGAACTACAGGCGGAAGCAGTACCCCCGCTGAAGGTGATGCTTCAACTTCTCCCGCAAACGGTAAGGAGTCAGTAAAAGTAGGAGCTATTTTGCCTTATTCGGGTGTTTACGCTTCGTTGGGGGAGAATCTGACCCGAGGTATGGAGCTATATTTTGAAAGTGTGAATTGGGAAGCCGGAGGACGAAAAATTACACTCATTAAAGAAGATGAAGAGAATGATCCGCAAGGTGCGCTGCGCAAACTGCGCAAGCTGGTGGAAAAAGACAATATCGACATTTTGACCGGTCCGGTAAGTACGGCCGTTGCTTATGCCTTGCGCGATGAAGTCGACAGCAAGAAGCTGCCTTTTCTTGTTTCTCATGCAGGCGGTAATGACTTAACCAGAACCAAACGCAGCGATTACATCTGGCGTTCCTCGTTCAGCTCCTGGCAAATCGGCAACTCGATGGGGAAATATGCATATGATCACATAGCCAAAAAGATTTATGTAACCGCTGCCGATTATGCCTTTGGTAAAGAGGTAGCGGGTGCTTTCAAAGAAGCGTTCACGGCTGCAGGCGGTGAAATTGTAGGCGAAGTGTATCCGCCTCTTGGCTCCAATGACTACGCTTCTTATTTAACGCAAATCAAAGGTAAAAAACCGGAAGCCGTCTATGCTTTCTTCGCAGGAGCCGACGCCGTACGTTTTGTCAAACAGTATGAGCAGTACGGTTTAAAAGGACAAATTCCGCTGATCGGCTCCGGATGGCTGAATGCGGAGGACATTCGACCTGAACAAGGCAATTCTCCGGAAGGAATCATCAGCACGATGTTCTGGGATTATCATCTCGATACGCCGGAGAACAAAGCGTTCGTTACGGCTTATGAGAAGAAGTACAATGCGCGTCCAAGTATCGAATCGGTAGAAGGGTATGACGCCGCACGTGTCATTGTCGAAGCCTTGAAAAGCTTGGACGGCGACACGTCCGACAGGCAAAAAGTTTCTCAAGCCATCGGTAAGGTTCAATTCACAAGTCCGCGCGGGCCGATCAAATTCGATCAGGAGACGCATCATGTTATTCAAACGTTATACCTGATCAAGACGGAAGTACAGAATGGCAAGACGGAGAACAAGGTTGTAGAGACGATCGGGGAAATTAAAGATCCAGGGAAGTGA
- a CDS encoding branched-chain amino acid ABC transporter permease, translated as MDIIAIQLVNGLSYGLLLFMITSGLSLIFGIMGVLNLAHGSLYMIGAYMALSITQHIAPNFIYALFLAPIFVAVISFLLEICLLRPTYKLGHLSQVLLTFGVAYILHDLVRLIWGANVKSLPLPPWLSGSVELFGQTFPLYRLLIMGFGLLLAAVMWYLQEKTRWGAIIRAGLSNREMVSGLGINIKIVFSVVFAIGGLLAGLGGVAAGPILGLYLGMEFEVLILALVILVVGGLGSITGTLLAGLIVGVVETFGKVMFPQLSLLIIFGLMALVLVVKPTGMLGKQVH; from the coding sequence TTGGATATTATAGCTATACAGCTGGTCAACGGGTTGTCATATGGGTTGCTCCTTTTCATGATCACAAGCGGATTATCGTTAATTTTTGGAATCATGGGCGTATTGAATTTGGCCCATGGTTCGCTCTACATGATAGGGGCCTATATGGCCCTTAGCATTACCCAGCATATTGCCCCAAACTTTATTTATGCGCTGTTTCTGGCTCCGATATTCGTCGCCGTGATAAGCTTTTTGCTTGAAATTTGTCTATTGCGCCCAACCTATAAGCTAGGGCACCTGTCACAAGTGCTTCTGACCTTCGGAGTAGCATATATTCTTCACGATCTCGTGCGGTTAATCTGGGGCGCAAACGTCAAATCCTTGCCGCTTCCCCCATGGTTAAGCGGCTCTGTCGAATTGTTCGGTCAGACGTTCCCTCTCTATCGCTTACTGATCATGGGCTTCGGTCTGCTGCTTGCTGCCGTCATGTGGTATCTGCAGGAAAAAACCAGGTGGGGAGCGATTATTCGCGCAGGCTTAAGCAATCGGGAAATGGTCAGCGGGCTTGGGATTAACATTAAAATCGTATTTTCCGTCGTCTTCGCGATCGGAGGCTTGCTGGCGGGACTGGGCGGTGTGGCCGCAGGTCCGATCCTTGGGCTCTATCTGGGGATGGAATTCGAGGTGCTCATCCTTGCGCTTGTCATTCTGGTGGTAGGCGGACTCGGCTCCATTACTGGGACCTTGCTTGCCGGCTTGATCGTCGGAGTTGTTGAAACGTTCGGTAAGGTCATGTTCCCGCAGTTGAGTTTGTTAATTATTTTTGGCCTGATGGCCCTCGTTCTGGTAGTAAAGCCTACCGGAATGTTAGGAAAGCAGGTGCATTGA